Proteins encoded by one window of Oceanidesulfovibrio indonesiensis:
- a CDS encoding MFS transporter: MTDLPANVRWQLWIVAFGFFMQSLDTTIVNTALPSMAKSLGESPLHMHMVIVAYVLTVAVMLPASGWLADKVGVRNIFFTAIVLFTTGSLFCAQAST, translated from the coding sequence ATGACCGATCTCCCCGCTAACGTTCGCTGGCAGTTATGGATCGTCGCCTTCGGCTTCTTTATGCAGTCGCTGGATACGACCATCGTCAATACCGCCCTCCCCTCCATGGCCAAAAGCCTGGGGGAGAGCCCGCTGCACATGCATATGGTGATTGTTGCCTACGTGCTGACGGTGGCCGTGATGCTGCCCGCCAGCGGCTGGCTGGCGGACAAGGTGGGCGTGCGCAATATCTTCTTTACCGCCATCGTGCTGTTTACCACCGGCTCGCTGTTTTGCGCGCAGGCCAGTACCC